A genome region from Chitinispirillales bacterium ANBcel5 includes the following:
- a CDS encoding VIT1/CCC1 transporter family protein, producing MTNQEDDKLKAEHNKEAIKSRVINKKNYSYMGDAVLGSIDGCVTTFAVVAGSMGGGFTAGVIIVLGFANLLADGFSMAVSNYMRSRSDREEVESARKDEEEQIDKIPEGEKQEIREIFKNKGFSGETLEKVVEGITSDKKLWVNTMITEELGLQIEGPRPRRAALTTFSAFLFTGLIPILPFVLFQRELSTQFVISIIATGITFWVIGMVKGVVLKRPILWSGIFTFLIGSGAAVLAFLVGYFISQIYGV from the coding sequence ATGACCAATCAAGAAGATGACAAGCTCAAAGCTGAACACAATAAAGAAGCAATTAAAAGCAGGGTCATAAATAAGAAAAACTACAGTTACATGGGGGATGCTGTTTTAGGCAGTATTGATGGCTGTGTGACTACATTTGCCGTTGTTGCTGGAAGTATGGGGGGAGGATTTACCGCAGGGGTTATTATTGTACTCGGATTTGCTAACCTCTTAGCCGATGGATTCAGCATGGCGGTCAGTAACTATATGAGATCAAGAAGTGATAGGGAGGAAGTCGAGAGTGCCAGGAAAGATGAGGAGGAGCAAATTGATAAAATTCCTGAAGGGGAAAAACAGGAAATAAGAGAAATTTTTAAAAATAAAGGATTTTCGGGTGAAACACTTGAAAAAGTCGTAGAAGGAATCACTTCAGATAAAAAGCTTTGGGTTAATACAATGATTACAGAGGAATTGGGGCTTCAGATTGAAGGACCTCGACCCAGAAGGGCCGCGCTGACAACATTCTCCGCGTTTCTGTTCACCGGTTTAATACCAATATTACCGTTTGTTCTGTTTCAAAGAGAACTGTCAACCCAGTTTGTCATCAGTATAATTGCCACAGGCATCACCTTTTGGGTCATAGGCATGGTAAAAGGTGTAGTCCTTAAAAGGCCGATCTTGTGGTCCGGTATTTTCACTTTTCTCATCGGTAGCGGCGCTGCTGTTTTGGCCTTTCTTGTAGGATATTTCATAAGTCAAATATACGGTGTCTAG
- the uvrA gene encoding excinuclease ABC subunit UvrA translates to MSRSKKEAKSKNHILLEGATQNNLKNLTLSIPLNKFVVVTGVSGSGKSSLAFDTIYAEGQRRYIETFSSYARQFLDRMDKPGVERISGIPPAIAIDQTNPVRTSRSTVGTMTELNDHLKLLYARAAKLYCKSCGKIVQKETAESIYSHILDNEVLKSSPAIAFTFKIKVPESFTESEVLELLSNQGYNRIHSKSGSTIEVIQDRVHLNTSNRQRIVEDIENALKHGNGVISVYPMESDGTIGVEAVRFSSGLHCASCDIDYSEPQPNHFSFNSPLGACEKCKGFGKVIGVDYSLVIPDPTKSLREGAVRPWQTDSYRECQDDLLSFARKRSIPLDKPWNKLSKKHKKWVFEGEGSWEDGCWYGVNRFFEWLESKSYKMHIRVLLSRYRTYQTCQQCSGARLKDQSLWWKIEGYSIHDIMLLSLRECFHFFQKMNSEVKDDEALELILKEITTRLGYLVEVGLGYLTLDRQSRTLSGGEVQRINLTTALGTSLVNTLFVLDEPSIGLHPRDISRLITILQRLRDSGNSLIVVEHDPDVIRAADHVIDIGPGPGKNGGNIVFDGTISQLIKCKTSNTAAFLSGEKSVYSTNPQKVALNKDCIRVRGASEHNLKNIDVSIPLNRLVCVTGVSGSGKSTLIHDVLYNNWLRQNGKGGELKAACGKIEGIEQVSEMIFVDQSPIGKTTRSNPASYVKALDPIRKLFASQPLSRARGYTPGTFSFNSGNGRCPACNGNGYEHVDMQFLSDIYIRCSDCNGTRFRSEIQDVTLSPGNDRPYSIANILDLTVEEALLIFVRYPQICKKLQPLADVGLSYLTLGQPVPTLSGGEAQRLKLAGHLSSANTANNIVFLFDEPTTGLHFQDISLLMKSFKSLIDSGHSVIVIEHNVDVISNCDWIIDLGPEGGDEGGEVVCAGTPKQIANCTSSFTGAALLSTKVSSVAAVKHSKGNNLLTMPDDITIRNAREHNLKNIDITIPRNKFTVITGVSGSGKSTIAFDILFAEGQRRYLESLNAYARQFVQPSARPDVDSINGVPPTVAIEQRTSRGGRKSTVATVTELYHYLRLILVKLGTQYCPDCSIPIEPRSQDSIVSSLIKTNNNKKIRILAPLVSSRKGIYKDLAAWAQDKGYTRLKVDGKFLPTDNWPTLDRFKEHTIELPIGELIVDTSSESVLREYISTAIKYGKGTIKVEIVGRGNPKGLLYSTERNCPKCGSGFQDLDPRLFSFNSKQGWCDCCYGTGLKIKGFDELQTGEEALWNEWWDGEERLCDKCNGKRLRPEALAVLFKGKSIYDLTFVTVQEAIVYFQNVTLSTREEKIARDIIKELLSRLWFLESVGLGYLTLDRAAPTLSGGEAQRIRLASQLGSNLQGVCYILDEPTIGLHPRDNLMLLDTLYALKNKGNSVVVVEHDEETIRRAEYLIDLGPGGGVRGGQILSHGPINKVLKSKSSITAKYLREPIEHTTATKRSSNNDSIQIMGASLHNLKSVDVSIPLERFVCVTGVSGSGKSTLVRDILFNNLKTLLSKKTVKNSSLTGCKYIRGYKSIARVLEVDQTPIGKTPRSCPATYVGLWDEIRKLYSRTNEANIRGYTPSRFSFNVEGGRCAACKGQGTTKIEMSFLPDVSLPCEVCNGARFSAETLKVLYRGKSIGDVLAMSIDEAVEFFSSHASIHKTLKLLQDVGLGYLSLGQQSPALSGGEAQRIKLVSELRRSLRTASSRTKKAVNTLYVLDEPTIGLHMGDVEKLISVFQKLVDEGNTVVVIEHDLDVIAEADWVIDLGPEGGSKGGNVIAEGTPFKLLKSSKKSHTAKFLKKVLQRDL, encoded by the coding sequence ATGAGTAGAAGCAAAAAAGAAGCAAAGTCAAAAAACCATATATTACTAGAAGGGGCAACTCAAAATAACCTGAAAAATCTTACCCTTTCTATTCCTTTAAATAAGTTTGTTGTTGTTACAGGGGTAAGTGGCTCAGGTAAATCTTCTCTTGCCTTTGATACTATCTATGCTGAAGGGCAGCGTAGGTATATTGAAACATTTTCATCGTATGCAAGGCAATTTCTAGACAGAATGGATAAGCCGGGAGTTGAACGGATCAGTGGCATACCCCCGGCTATTGCAATTGATCAGACCAACCCGGTACGGACTTCGAGGTCCACGGTTGGAACGATGACTGAGCTTAATGACCACCTCAAGCTTCTCTACGCCCGTGCTGCTAAGCTCTACTGTAAATCGTGCGGAAAAATCGTTCAGAAAGAAACCGCAGAGAGTATCTACAGCCACATCTTAGATAATGAAGTACTGAAAAGCTCACCTGCGATTGCATTTACCTTTAAAATCAAGGTCCCGGAAAGTTTTACAGAGTCAGAGGTTCTTGAGCTCCTGAGTAATCAGGGCTATAACCGTATCCATTCAAAAAGTGGTAGTACTATTGAAGTTATTCAGGACAGAGTTCATTTAAATACCAGTAACCGCCAGCGAATAGTAGAAGACATCGAAAATGCACTTAAGCATGGCAATGGGGTTATTTCGGTTTATCCGATGGAAAGTGATGGTACGATTGGCGTAGAAGCTGTTCGATTTTCTTCCGGCCTTCACTGTGCGAGCTGTGATATAGATTACAGTGAACCACAACCAAACCACTTCTCCTTTAACTCACCTCTTGGTGCGTGTGAAAAATGTAAAGGTTTTGGCAAAGTTATTGGGGTCGATTATTCACTGGTTATACCCGACCCAACCAAAAGCCTGCGGGAAGGTGCAGTACGTCCCTGGCAAACAGATAGCTACCGTGAGTGCCAGGATGACCTACTCAGTTTTGCCCGAAAACGTTCGATTCCCCTGGATAAACCATGGAATAAGCTCTCAAAAAAACACAAAAAGTGGGTTTTTGAAGGAGAAGGCAGCTGGGAAGATGGCTGCTGGTATGGTGTAAATCGATTTTTTGAATGGCTTGAATCTAAAAGCTACAAAATGCACATACGTGTACTCTTGTCCCGCTACAGGACTTATCAAACTTGCCAGCAATGCAGCGGGGCAAGATTAAAGGATCAGTCGCTGTGGTGGAAAATAGAGGGGTATTCGATTCACGATATTATGTTACTTTCTCTTAGGGAGTGTTTTCATTTTTTTCAGAAGATGAATTCTGAAGTAAAGGATGATGAAGCTCTTGAGCTAATTTTAAAAGAGATAACGACACGTTTGGGTTATCTTGTAGAAGTTGGTCTTGGTTATCTAACCCTTGATCGGCAGTCCCGAACATTGAGTGGCGGAGAGGTTCAAAGAATTAATCTTACAACGGCACTGGGGACATCTCTTGTAAACACCCTTTTTGTTCTTGATGAACCCAGTATTGGTCTTCACCCCAGAGATATTAGCAGATTAATTACTATTTTACAACGCCTCCGTGACTCTGGTAATAGTCTTATCGTTGTAGAACACGATCCGGATGTTATTCGGGCAGCGGATCATGTAATAGATATTGGCCCCGGACCTGGGAAAAACGGTGGCAACATAGTTTTTGATGGAACGATCAGTCAACTAATCAAATGCAAAACTTCCAATACCGCTGCATTTCTAAGCGGTGAAAAAAGCGTTTACAGCACAAATCCACAAAAGGTAGCTCTAAATAAAGACTGTATCCGGGTGCGTGGAGCTTCTGAGCATAATTTAAAAAACATCGATGTATCGATTCCCCTTAACCGACTGGTTTGCGTTACAGGAGTTAGTGGCTCCGGTAAAAGCACTCTCATTCATGATGTACTCTATAATAATTGGCTTCGACAAAACGGTAAGGGTGGTGAACTGAAGGCTGCTTGCGGGAAAATAGAAGGTATAGAGCAGGTCTCAGAGATGATTTTTGTGGACCAATCTCCAATAGGAAAAACGACTCGATCTAATCCTGCCAGTTACGTTAAGGCGCTCGATCCGATACGTAAACTATTTGCTTCACAGCCACTTTCAAGAGCCAGAGGATACACACCGGGGACATTTAGTTTTAATTCTGGCAACGGTAGATGTCCTGCATGTAATGGCAATGGCTATGAACATGTAGATATGCAATTCTTAAGCGATATTTATATTCGATGTTCAGATTGTAATGGCACAAGATTTAGATCAGAGATACAGGATGTAACGTTAAGTCCAGGAAATGACCGACCCTATTCAATAGCTAATATTCTTGATTTAACTGTAGAAGAGGCACTATTAATATTCGTCCGTTATCCTCAGATCTGCAAAAAGCTTCAACCGTTAGCAGATGTTGGGCTTAGTTATCTTACCCTTGGACAACCAGTGCCAACTTTAAGCGGTGGAGAAGCACAGAGGCTTAAACTCGCCGGCCATTTATCATCGGCCAATACAGCAAACAATATTGTATTCCTTTTTGATGAACCCACAACCGGTCTTCATTTTCAAGATATCTCACTGCTCATGAAATCATTCAAGAGCCTTATTGATTCCGGCCATTCAGTTATTGTCATAGAGCACAATGTAGACGTTATCAGTAATTGTGACTGGATAATTGATCTTGGTCCTGAAGGTGGTGATGAAGGTGGTGAAGTTGTATGCGCGGGAACCCCAAAACAGATAGCCAATTGCACATCCAGTTTTACTGGTGCAGCCTTGTTATCAACAAAAGTGTCCTCTGTAGCAGCAGTTAAGCATTCTAAAGGTAATAATCTTTTGACTATGCCCGACGATATTACTATCCGTAATGCCCGGGAGCATAACCTGAAGAATATAGATATTACAATTCCACGCAATAAGTTTACGGTAATAACAGGAGTAAGTGGCAGCGGTAAAAGCACTATCGCTTTTGATATACTTTTTGCAGAAGGACAGCGTCGTTATCTTGAATCACTCAACGCGTATGCTCGCCAGTTTGTGCAGCCATCCGCTCGTCCGGACGTCGATAGTATAAATGGAGTACCACCAACAGTCGCGATAGAGCAAAGAACCAGCCGCGGAGGAAGAAAAAGTACTGTCGCAACTGTAACTGAGCTATATCATTACTTACGCCTCATTTTAGTTAAACTTGGCACTCAGTACTGCCCTGACTGCTCTATACCTATAGAACCGCGTTCTCAGGATTCAATTGTCTCGTCATTGATAAAAACCAATAACAACAAAAAAATCAGGATTCTTGCACCGCTTGTAAGCTCGAGAAAGGGAATATACAAAGATCTTGCTGCATGGGCACAGGACAAAGGTTATACCAGGTTGAAAGTAGATGGTAAGTTTTTACCGACAGATAACTGGCCCACTCTTGACCGGTTTAAAGAGCATACAATTGAGCTCCCAATTGGAGAGTTAATTGTTGATACCTCAAGCGAGTCAGTTCTCCGTGAATATATTTCTACTGCAATAAAATATGGTAAGGGCACTATAAAGGTTGAGATTGTCGGAAGAGGCAACCCCAAAGGATTACTTTATTCCACAGAGAGGAACTGCCCCAAGTGCGGGAGTGGTTTTCAGGATCTGGATCCACGCCTTTTCTCTTTTAACTCAAAACAGGGTTGGTGTGATTGCTGTTATGGAACAGGGCTTAAAATCAAAGGGTTTGATGAGCTTCAAACCGGAGAAGAGGCCTTGTGGAATGAGTGGTGGGATGGTGAGGAGCGTTTGTGCGATAAGTGTAATGGGAAACGATTACGTCCTGAAGCTCTTGCAGTTTTATTTAAAGGTAAATCCATCTACGATTTGACTTTTGTTACTGTACAGGAGGCGATCGTTTACTTTCAAAATGTAACACTAAGCACAAGAGAAGAAAAAATCGCCAGAGATATTATCAAAGAACTTCTTTCGCGCCTTTGGTTTTTGGAAAGTGTGGGGCTTGGGTACTTAACTCTCGATCGAGCAGCACCAACTTTAAGTGGTGGTGAAGCACAGCGAATACGTTTAGCCTCCCAACTCGGCTCTAATCTTCAGGGTGTATGTTATATCCTTGATGAGCCTACCATAGGTCTTCATCCAAGAGACAACCTAATGTTACTTGATACACTGTACGCATTAAAAAACAAAGGGAATTCGGTGGTGGTGGTAGAACACGATGAAGAAACAATCAGGCGTGCTGAGTATCTAATTGATCTTGGCCCCGGAGGTGGTGTTAGAGGGGGGCAAATTCTTTCGCATGGACCAATAAACAAGGTCCTTAAAAGCAAATCATCCATTACAGCCAAATACCTTCGTGAACCAATTGAACATACAACTGCAACAAAACGTTCATCTAATAACGATTCCATACAAATCATGGGTGCCAGCCTGCATAATCTTAAGAGCGTAGATGTTTCTATTCCTCTTGAAAGATTTGTATGTGTCACAGGTGTCAGCGGCAGTGGTAAAAGCACGTTAGTCAGAGATATTCTCTTTAATAATCTTAAAACCTTACTAAGTAAGAAAACAGTTAAAAACTCTTCACTTACTGGATGTAAATACATTAGAGGTTATAAGTCTATAGCCCGCGTTCTCGAGGTAGATCAAACCCCTATAGGAAAAACCCCAAGATCATGCCCTGCTACCTATGTTGGGTTATGGGATGAGATACGCAAACTCTACTCCCGAACCAATGAAGCCAATATACGCGGATACACACCAAGTAGATTCTCGTTCAATGTAGAAGGTGGTAGATGCGCGGCCTGCAAGGGACAGGGTACAACCAAGATTGAGATGAGCTTTCTTCCAGATGTTTCACTTCCCTGTGAAGTATGCAATGGAGCGAGATTTTCAGCTGAAACCCTGAAAGTGCTCTATAGGGGTAAATCTATCGGCGATGTGCTGGCGATGAGTATCGATGAAGCGGTAGAGTTTTTCAGCTCCCATGCTTCTATCCATAAAACCCTCAAATTACTTCAGGATGTCGGGCTTGGTTACCTCTCCCTGGGACAACAAAGCCCAGCACTCAGCGGCGGAGAAGCACAGCGCATAAAACTGGTTTCAGAGCTTAGGCGTTCTCTACGTACAGCTTCATCAAGAACAAAAAAAGCTGTTAACACCCTTTATGTACTTGATGAGCCAACCATAGGTCTTCACATGGGCGATGTCGAAAAACTTATCAGTGTTTTCCAAAAATTGGTAGATGAAGGCAATACCGTTGTGGTGATTGAACATGATTTGGACGTAATAGCTGAAGCAGACTGGGTAATTGACCTGGGCCCTGAGGGGGGCAGTAAAGGTGGTAACGTCATCGCAGAAGGAACTCCTTTTAAATTACTTAAGAGCAGTAAAAAATCACACACAGCTAAGTTTCTAAAAAAAGTACTTCAGAGAGATTTATAA
- a CDS encoding glycosyltransferase family 4 protein — translation MALRVLFIARRFPPSIGGIQTHCHQLYTHLSEKCDIKLLALGRNSLVHLLWFIPYVIIKGTILCCRNSVDVIYLADGVTGFLAPFFKKLCKSKIVITVYGLEMTYKNAFARHLMVNGVRTADKVAVISENTRSTTLKLGVEPQKLKLIYVGVEPPEVSEERRKSLREKFQKEYNISFKEDRVLLNFGRLIPRKGVAAFLENGFGMLDNDIKLIIGGDGPDYQRICQIRENSAFKERIIILRNPSDEVIAMLRNSADLFVFPNIPYKNDIEGFGMTQLESMYSGMPVVAFAVDALVESVREGGYLIEPKNYRAFAEAIHNYFNLPEKKRAAKRQEAQSYVRREYNWEKTSSEYLKLFEN, via the coding sequence ATGGCCCTCAGAGTACTGTTTATCGCGCGTCGCTTTCCACCCAGTATCGGCGGTATTCAAACACACTGCCATCAGCTCTACACACATTTATCTGAAAAATGCGACATTAAGCTATTAGCTCTGGGACGTAATTCTTTAGTTCACCTCTTGTGGTTCATTCCCTACGTAATAATAAAAGGGACAATTCTTTGTTGCAGAAATTCTGTCGATGTTATCTACCTGGCTGATGGAGTTACTGGTTTTCTTGCACCGTTTTTCAAAAAACTATGTAAATCCAAGATAGTGATTACTGTCTATGGATTAGAAATGACCTATAAAAATGCTTTTGCACGTCATTTGATGGTTAATGGGGTACGCACTGCAGACAAAGTGGCTGTGATAAGTGAAAACACCCGCTCAACAACACTGAAACTGGGTGTGGAGCCTCAGAAACTAAAGCTGATTTATGTAGGTGTAGAACCACCGGAGGTATCAGAAGAAAGGCGCAAAAGCCTCAGAGAAAAATTCCAAAAAGAGTACAATATTTCATTTAAAGAAGATCGGGTTCTACTTAATTTTGGCCGTCTTATACCAAGAAAGGGCGTGGCAGCGTTTCTGGAAAATGGATTTGGAATGCTTGATAATGACATAAAGCTCATCATTGGCGGTGATGGTCCTGATTACCAGAGAATCTGCCAGATTCGGGAAAACAGTGCTTTTAAAGAGCGTATCATCATTCTCAGGAATCCAAGTGATGAGGTTATAGCAATGCTTCGAAACAGTGCCGACCTTTTTGTCTTTCCCAATATTCCGTATAAAAATGATATAGAAGGGTTTGGAATGACACAGCTTGAGAGTATGTACTCCGGAATGCCTGTTGTGGCTTTTGCAGTCGATGCCCTGGTTGAGAGTGTTAGAGAGGGAGGATATCTCATTGAACCCAAAAATTACAGGGCTTTTGCAGAGGCCATTCATAATTATTTCAATCTCCCGGAAAAGAAAAGGGCAGCAAAGCGCCAGGAAGCTCAATCATACGTTAGGCGAGAGTATAATTGGGAAAAGACTTCCTCTGAGTATTTGAAACTATTTGAAAATTAA
- a CDS encoding BamA/TamA family outer membrane protein — translation MQYLKSVFWILAILTVSIYSEEEWTVADVQFRGNEALSRGELLANMETTPPRFLIREEFDFATLDQDIENIELLYRTIGYPYASVYIHNIERDTATMSVVITLDITEGPLVVVDTVKIINSQILSSNDIYAFIEVLPEAPLDSPGVHSDGRMIRDSLRGLGYLQASVYSKQVIDEQTLTATVYHRIDAGPLIIVKNFNIYGLQRVHETVVKREITFDSGTVLSTPVIHESLRRVYSTALFNFVQVKPDTTRQTMLHDTANVAVSVQLREAPFITLKAGIGYDSEEQFYLSIETAYRNLFRRGHRISLLGRASQPVRNAQATYSVPWFLSLPIWADFSIYAERRNETNVEGYFDGAIAALRGQIRQNLRFNLWTRLERTEWATEEPPADLFPLLPISPTHLIATTIIYDNRASAVDPGSALFASVQPEIAGIAGFGNQYVRLLFDFRGYLPFHFERGLVSSGFFTGIAFPYGEEQAIPTRERFRTGEAPVRDVRGYTLEEVTPFDDEDILPGGNFALIVNPVEISYQVTDGLEGALFIDGGNVWSDITDFSFEDFRWAVGMGIRVIIPIGLVRLDYGQPLLPEVIFPGRFHLNVGLPF, via the coding sequence ATGCAATACCTTAAATCGGTTTTCTGGATATTAGCTATTTTAACCGTTTCTATCTATAGTGAAGAGGAGTGGACTGTAGCAGATGTGCAATTCCGGGGTAATGAGGCCTTGAGCAGAGGTGAACTTCTGGCCAATATGGAGACCACCCCACCTCGTTTTTTAATAAGAGAGGAATTTGATTTTGCAACTCTCGATCAGGACATTGAAAACATTGAACTTCTTTATAGAACAATTGGCTATCCCTACGCTTCTGTATACATACATAATATAGAGCGTGATACTGCCACCATGAGCGTAGTCATAACTCTTGATATAACGGAAGGCCCCCTGGTAGTCGTTGATACTGTCAAAATTATTAACAGCCAGATTTTGTCATCAAACGACATTTATGCGTTTATAGAGGTTTTACCGGAAGCACCTCTTGATAGTCCGGGTGTGCATTCTGATGGGCGAATGATTCGCGACAGTTTAAGGGGGCTTGGTTACCTTCAGGCAAGTGTTTATTCTAAGCAGGTAATTGATGAGCAAACCTTAACAGCAACAGTTTATCATAGAATCGATGCGGGACCTCTGATAATTGTAAAAAACTTTAATATTTATGGATTGCAGCGAGTGCATGAAACGGTAGTAAAAAGAGAGATAACTTTTGATTCTGGTACAGTACTGTCGACTCCGGTCATTCACGAGAGTCTCAGAAGAGTCTATTCCACAGCACTTTTTAATTTTGTACAGGTAAAACCCGACACAACACGACAAACCATGCTACATGATACAGCTAATGTCGCTGTATCGGTACAACTCAGAGAAGCACCATTTATAACATTAAAGGCTGGTATTGGATACGACTCAGAAGAACAGTTTTATTTAAGCATCGAAACTGCATATCGTAATCTTTTCAGAAGAGGGCACCGCATATCTTTGCTTGGACGTGCGTCCCAACCAGTTCGTAACGCACAGGCAACCTATTCTGTTCCCTGGTTTCTTTCCCTTCCGATTTGGGCCGATTTCAGCATTTACGCTGAGAGGAGAAATGAGACAAATGTTGAAGGATACTTTGATGGAGCTATAGCTGCCCTCCGGGGCCAAATTAGACAAAACTTACGGTTTAATCTCTGGACTCGTCTTGAACGTACCGAGTGGGCAACAGAAGAGCCTCCTGCCGATCTGTTTCCCCTTTTACCAATCAGCCCCACTCATCTGATTGCAACAACCATTATCTATGATAACAGAGCATCTGCCGTTGATCCGGGGTCCGCTCTTTTTGCCTCCGTTCAGCCCGAAATCGCTGGAATTGCTGGATTTGGTAACCAATATGTACGGTTACTTTTCGATTTTCGGGGGTATTTACCATTTCATTTTGAGAGAGGGTTGGTTTCAAGTGGTTTTTTTACAGGCATTGCTTTTCCATATGGTGAGGAGCAGGCAATTCCAACCAGGGAGCGATTCAGAACAGGTGAAGCACCGGTACGTGATGTAAGAGGATACACACTTGAAGAGGTTACACCTTTTGATGATGAGGACATTCTTCCTGGAGGTAATTTTGCACTTATAGTTAATCCCGTTGAGATTAGCTACCAAGTAACCGATGGTTTGGAAGGGGCGCTGTTTATCGATGGTGGAAATGTATGGAGTGATATAACTGATTTCAGCTTCGAAGATTTCAGGTGGGCTGTAGGTATGGGAATAAGAGTGATTATCCCCATAGGATTGGTACGCCTCGATTACGGTCAGCCCTTGTTACCAGAGGTAATTTTTCCCGGTAGATTTCACCTGAATGTCGGATTGCCCTTTTAA